The genome window CCCGGAGGCAGTTCGAGACAAAAAGGATATCCTGCACCCAGAGCAATATGACAGGATGCATTCTCATCATAGAGAATAGATCCAAAAATCAGACCGCTGGCAGCAATGGGGGATGTCTCATCCACTAGGGCGACCTCTCCCAAAGATCGGGCTCCCTCATCCATATCCAGAAACTGCTTCAGCACATCCTGACCTTTATCGGCCCCAAAATCGACAACTTTCCCTTCTTCAAAGCGAAACCAGGCTCCTTCGACAGGAGACTCCAGCACCTTGAGCGCCTTGGTGGTGCGAACGGTCCCATTACAGCGGGTAAAATCCGGAGTGGTGAAAACCTCCTCAGTGGGGAGATTATTAAAGACCATCCGTCCGTCTGGAAGAGAGCCTGGACCACCATGCCAGCGGCCAATACCGTTCAGTCCAATGATCAGATCCGTACCCTCAGCCTCAAAATGAAGACGATCAAGCTTCATTTCATTCAGGATTTTACAACGATTCCAGAGGTCATGACCATGTTCTTCCCAGGCAAGAGCCGGATCTTCCCGATCCAGTCTGAGCACAGGTTTTAAAACGTCCCAGAGTTCCTCCGTAGTGGCTTTGTCACCCAGGACTTTTTTAGCCCATTGAGGCCCTGGCGCACAGATGACACACCAGGAATGTTCTCCGTTCATCATGGAGGTGGAGACAAACCTCAAAGCCGTGCGGCTTGCCTTGGATAGGAGGCTGAGTTTATCCGAATCAACATCACCCAGAACATCCTGTTCTTCAGTGCTGTCGATACGAATCCGCGCCCAGTCCTCGGAAAGCAACTGGTGCGCCTTCCCTATTTGATAATTGGGTATATATGTGAGTTCATCCCCGGACTGAGCCGCCAGACGTGCCTTGGTTATATAATTGTCCTGCACTGAGATTTCAACAAACCCGGCTCCCAGGGTATAGGCTTCGGTGGCCAGGGAACGAGCCAGGTCATAGTTCCCGGCGTTACAGCTGATAAGAAGGTTTTGGCCTTTTTTTAGATTAATACCTTTTTGAAGGACAACCCGGGCATATTGTTCATAATTTATCATAATTTCTCTCCGCATTTATTCTAGTTTTTCCATTATCTGCGGATTTTATGAAAACTGCCAAGTCATGAAAACCGAAATAAGATAGATTTCACTCATTAGATTCACTTCCTAGAAAAAGAATGAGTGGGAAATGATCAGAATAACCCTTTAATCGCCAGCTTTCCCAACCGGCAGGACGCCCCAGTTCGTCACTCATAAAAGGGAGAGCCATACAGGAACTGTGGAGATACTCAAGACCTTGTTGATCCACCAGCCCCCTATCCAGAAAAAAATGATCCAGTTTCATCCATCTATTTTGAAAAAAATAACTGCCTTCGCTCTCCATACCCTTCCAGGGAGAATAAAGGACCGTTTTATCCGTAGACAGAAATGTATCAGCAGGTTCCAGGCTTATATACAGGCAGTCTGTCCAGGAAACATTCTGAATTTCCTCCACAGGGATTTGGGCCGTCTGGACTCCACCTGCTCTGAAATCTTCCCAGGAACCGTTCAAATCCCCTGCTACAACCAGGTTCGTGTACCCTTGATTTCTCAGTTCCACGATCCTTTTGGAGAGAACCCCAGCCGCCCTGATTCTGGCAGTTTCTGTTGCGGCCTGCCCACCGGCTCTGGACTTCCAATGATTATTAAAGAGGATCAGCGTTTCAGATCCCATTCTGAAATGGATTTCAACAACAGGCCGGAGCTGTCTTTTACCATACAACCCGGGGAAATGGAGGTGGACCTCTTCTGGAGTATAACAGGATAAAATACCGCAGCAGATAGCGGACTCTCGATCATCCCAGGCATCGATAAAGCTGTAATATCCGTCCAGATAATCTTCATTGAGGACTTCAAGAATTTCCCGATTCTCGACTTCCTGTAAAAGGATGATATCCGGAAGTTCAGGTTCTGCGGAGAGAAGAACTTCCTTTAGATTTTCAAGCTTGATCCTCATAGAATTCTCATCCCAGTCAGACAGTTGGGGGTCATATTCTTCGTACTCCACACCACTGGACTGATCATCAAAGAGATTTTGAACATTCCAGGTCATGACTGATAACGAATCAACCATATCCTCTTCCGGAATAAGGCAAGAGATGAAGAGAAGGACAGTTTGAATACAAAGAACCCAGACCTTCATGTGAAACTCCTTGTCTAAGGAAATGACATCAGGAATGGATCTCTGAATTCAAAAAACCGGCTTATAAAGCCGGTTTTTTATAAAAGTGGAGATTCAAAAGGCCTTTAGGATTTTTCGATTTTCTCCAACTCTGTTCGTTTACTGATAATAGCAGAAACCAACTTGTATTCCTTTGCTTCTGAAGCGTTCATCCAGCAGTCCCTGTCAGTATCTTCGCTGACTTTCACCTCATCGATTCCTGTTTCTTCTGCAATGAGTTTATTGATCTTCACTCTGAGTTTTTCCAATTCATTGGCATGAATTTCAATTTCTGTAGCCACTCCCCTTATTCCACTCAAGGGTTGATGAATCAGATAGTGAGAGTTAGGAAGGGCAATTCTTTTATCCAAAGGCGCCGCCAATAGAATAAGAGAACCCGCACTGGCCACCAGGCCCATTCCGATAGTATACACATCGGGTTTGATAAAACGGATCATATCATAGATGGCAAAACCTGCATCGGCATCTCCTCCGGGAGAGTCAATAAATACTTTGATGGGATCATCACTATCCGCTTCGAGCAGCAGGAGCTGTTTGATCACTTTTTCTGCCAGTTCCTTATTAATCTCTCCAGAAAGGAGTATGGTTCTGGTTTTAAGCATTTTCTGGGATAGGGCTTCCTGTTCACCTTCGGATTTCTGTTCCTTACCCTCTTCCTCCAGACGTCTGATCATTGTATAGTCTCCTTAATAGCTTTGCATCGGCGGGATTATTTCCCGGTCTTCATCAAAATATATTCAAAAAGTCAGGAAAAGGCAATTTCTCCTGCAAGGAAAGAGACATGAAATCAGCATTTGTTGCCATAATAGGCCGTCCCTCTGCTGGAAAATCAACCCTCCTCAACGCCCTTTGCAGGGAAAAGGTTTCCATTACAGCTAATGTTCCCCAGACGACCCGTAATAAAATCAGGGGGATTGTAACGGAGGAAGAAGGACAGCTTGTCTTTATAGACACTCCCGGAATTCACCATTCTGAAAAAAAGTTTAATCAGTATCTGAAAGATGTCGTGTACTCCTCCCTGGAAGAGGCGGACATGGTTCTTTATGTGGTTGACTCGACCCGTCCCCCGGGAAGTGAGGAGCAGGAAGTCATTTCACTGCTGAATAAGCAGTCTGAAAAACCTGTTCTTCTGGTTCTCAACAAGGTGGACCAAAAGGGAAACTACAAGTCGGAAATCCGAGGACTCATGACCACCAATGTCCATCCAAAAGCACTGATGGAAACCTCCGCCCTCAACGGGCTTGGAGTGGATGCTCTGAGAGACCGCCTGATAGAACTGGCCCCCGAGGGTGAGCTCATGTATCCCGAGGAATTCTATACAGACCAGGAACCGGAATTCCGAATAGCTGAAATTATAAGAGAGAAGGCTATTTC of Oceanispirochaeta crateris contains these proteins:
- a CDS encoding aminopeptidase; its protein translation is MINYEQYARVVLQKGINLKKGQNLLISCNAGNYDLARSLATEAYTLGAGFVEISVQDNYITKARLAAQSGDELTYIPNYQIGKAHQLLSEDWARIRIDSTEEQDVLGDVDSDKLSLLSKASRTALRFVSTSMMNGEHSWCVICAPGPQWAKKVLGDKATTEELWDVLKPVLRLDREDPALAWEEHGHDLWNRCKILNEMKLDRLHFEAEGTDLIIGLNGIGRWHGGPGSLPDGRMVFNNLPTEEVFTTPDFTRCNGTVRTTKALKVLESPVEGAWFRFEEGKVVDFGADKGQDVLKQFLDMDEGARSLGEVALVDETSPIAASGLIFGSILYDENASCHIALGAGYPFCLELPPGTTGEETLKSYGCNSSLLHTDFMIGSPSLNVTGYDREGKAFSLIRSGRFVLA
- a CDS encoding endonuclease/exonuclease/phosphatase family protein; its protein translation is MKVWVLCIQTVLLFISCLIPEEDMVDSLSVMTWNVQNLFDDQSSGVEYEEYDPQLSDWDENSMRIKLENLKEVLLSAEPELPDIILLQEVENREILEVLNEDYLDGYYSFIDAWDDRESAICCGILSCYTPEEVHLHFPGLYGKRQLRPVVEIHFRMGSETLILFNNHWKSRAGGQAATETARIRAAGVLSKRIVELRNQGYTNLVVAGDLNGSWEDFRAGGVQTAQIPVEEIQNVSWTDCLYISLEPADTFLSTDKTVLYSPWKGMESEGSYFFQNRWMKLDHFFLDRGLVDQQGLEYLHSSCMALPFMSDELGRPAGWESWRLKGYSDHFPLILFLGSESNE
- a CDS encoding ATP-dependent Clp protease proteolytic subunit; translation: MIRRLEEEGKEQKSEGEQEALSQKMLKTRTILLSGEINKELAEKVIKQLLLLEADSDDPIKVFIDSPGGDADAGFAIYDMIRFIKPDVYTIGMGLVASAGSLILLAAPLDKRIALPNSHYLIHQPLSGIRGVATEIEIHANELEKLRVKINKLIAEETGIDEVKVSEDTDRDCWMNASEAKEYKLVSAIISKRTELEKIEKS
- the era gene encoding GTPase Era; its protein translation is MKSAFVAIIGRPSAGKSTLLNALCREKVSITANVPQTTRNKIRGIVTEEEGQLVFIDTPGIHHSEKKFNQYLKDVVYSSLEEADMVLYVVDSTRPPGSEEQEVISLLNKQSEKPVLLVLNKVDQKGNYKSEIRGLMTTNVHPKALMETSALNGLGVDALRDRLIELAPEGELMYPEEFYTDQEPEFRIAEIIREKAISQTSQEIPHALYVEIADTEMKGNELWVRAFLTVESESQVGIVVGKEGKRIKWIRIASLKEFRKIFDYKVRLDLRVKVNPRWRRKDYLLKGMLK